TACCTAGCATATGCTTTCGGGGCTCTTTTGTCCACGGTACCTTCCTTCTGTCTTGCCTTGTAGCAATATTATTTTCCTGACACTGTCGCTCGTGGCAAGCAAGCGTGCAATGCTAATGCTCTTCGAGTTTATTTCGCTACGCTTTTAGCCTTTGAATTGATCTAGATgtgctttttattttttttctttcatggtTAAGGCCCAGCTAAGGACCAAGGAATCTTGTCAAAGTGTTCGGATAATGAGTGAAAGTAATATCTGAAAGTCGAATTTCCACCaacttctttttgtttgattGAAATAAAACAACCTCGTttacaacaacagcagcagcagcaaacttACAGGTGGCCCTCTTTTGCTCGAATGTGCtccacttattttttttttccgtgtATATTGACATTATCCGCTGACCAGAGATAATTAGCTGACTCTGAAAGTAAAAATAGTAAAGAAAAATAGGGTGAACGAAACACTCCATTCTCGAGTGATCTTACTTGCACATCTACGGCAACTTGTACTGTTTGCACATCTACGGCGTTGAATGTAGATAAAATGACGTACGGAGTAGGAGTACATATAAAACCAACAGTGACAGGGGAACAGCTCGGCTGGTTTCGGCCAAAAGCAAAAGTGACAGCTGAGAGGCCGGCTAGATTTAGATTAGATTACAAGGAGAGAGAAGACAGAAGACGCGGGATAGTGTGTCCTTCACATGTGTTCCTCTCCAAGCTTTAATTTTCCCAGTCCTACTTAGTTGTTTTTCCTATCTCTTGGACCTAGGAATTCGTGCAGATTCCTCCACAGGTCAAACCCGTACTGCATCTTGTTTGTTGCTAATGCAGAGCAATCTGGGGAGGGACGTTGAGTACAAGTCACCGCTCTGTATTTACCGTCCTACGGTGCGGGTGATTGCTTCAGCCTTCAGGTAGTCAAAACCAGGATAGCTCAATTCAGATGATTGGTTCATGAAATCGATCCTCGACACAAAATATAAAATACTTTCTCTGATCATAaatttttaatcaaatttgtccaaatatggatgtatctatttttaaaaaacgtttagatacatataatatttcaacaacaatttaggatcggagagagtaaaaTAGACACTCGCATGCTCAACTTCGTCCCTTCACCATAGCCGTGCGGTCACTCGGTCATGGAAACATTTTTTCTGCTTATAGCTAGGATAGCTCAATTCAGtctttgccaaaaaaaaaaggatagcTCAATTCAGTACTTTGCCTGATTGCCATGGCGGGCAGTATTGCCCAAAATTTCACTTTATACAGCACTTAATTTATGGCAGCAGTCCGGCACACAATCCATCACCTACCGATTTTTTACAAGTCGGTGAAACGAGAACTAATAAGATACAGATGGTATATACTCCGTAGCATTTTCTTTAACCGTAAAGTGTACGTATTTTATTGGTCCTAGCAACGGACATGCATTGTGCTAGTCTAAACAAAGAGGTGCGGACCAAGATCGAAACGTTGCAATGTTCGAAACGGAAACTAAAATATTTTCCACTTACAGCCTagaattctgaaaaaaaaattaaatttcagaaaccaacttgtttgATTGGCACATAATTTAataggaattcaatctcaaattctaTGCAATCACGTTATAACTAACCCAAAAAGGCATCATTTTTCTAGAATTGTTTCTCACTCTACATATCCATGTgatagacaaacatgatttttaacccaaaactcaaatttattcaaatgaaatcctatcaaaatttgaacttcgtttcatttctaccaccaaatgaaatgatggATGTCAAATGAGCTGTTAGTACTCACAAGAATTACTCCAACTTTTCAGACGTTGAAATTCTCCAAAGAGTTAGTCCCTCTGTTCAGATTTACAAGGCAGGTGCATGTTTCTAAGTTGTCaatttgtaaacaaaatatgtaCACCCTCCATCTAGAAATAAGTCACTTGAATTTGTCTAAATTCATATGTACTTAGACATGTTTTAGTATCTATAGATACATGCAAATCTAGGTAAATTCGTGTCATTTATTTCCGGACGAAAGAAGTATTacattgcaaaagaaaaaacatatcattagattcgtcGTCGAATGAACTTGTTAATGACATATTTTCTTGATCATATAACATATATCTGATTACTGCAATTGGTGACCTAGAAACACAAGCAGGCCTTATAAACTCGAACGGAAGTAGTAGCCTAAATGTATTGACCTCTCAAgagcatgaaaaaaaaagttgttctTGCTCCTTTTTTCTGACGTCAAATAATATTGAAACCCTTCGCAACAAATTAGAAGTGTCTCGGCCGAACAAATCTAAACCAATtcattggaaaaaaaagattccAAATGGAGCTGGGTCACGTCATACACCACAACCATAGCCCACCGAAACATGTCCATCTTAGAGCAAGAATAAATTcggagtactccgtagtaaagTTAGTTATAAACACGTAGTTTTAGGCCACGCTCGCATGCTCAACACCATCCCTGCTGCTACTTCATTGCCCCATCTCTTCCACCATCACCACCCCTAGTCTCCACTGAGAGAGTGGAGTGGAGTGGCGCTCGTTCCCTCTCCTTCTTGGCATGTCAACGCGAACAAAAAGTATCCTCCCATCCATCGCCTCCGGACGGATATAAAGCCAACCCTCAAAGGCCAAAACGTACCCAAGATCGAAACCACACGGTCTGCCTGCCTGAGCCAAGAGCAACCCTGAGGTTTGCCTGAGGTATACAGCAGCTTCGTTGTTAGCTAGAACGTTTCCCTTCGCTTCTTGCTGCAATTCTTTGGTTCCAGCTGGCTGCAAGTCAGGAGCCTTTTCCTCTCTCTATGTTTTTTACCAAGCTCGCATTGCGATTTAAGACCAAGATTTGCTATATATGATTTGTGGCCACCAACAAATTAAATTCCTCCATTTCTAAAGCCCGTTTCTTCGAATTAAACTGCTAGGGACCCGAGAGAATTTCCTCCTTACTTCGATGCGCAATTGTCTTGTGTTAGTGTTTCAACTTTCAACCAGTACACTGAACTCGATCTTAATTCTTGTCTTTGTCCCAATGCAGAGAGAGGCCTTGCATACTTAGTCATCACTGCGGAATCAATGGAGCCGAGCGCGGAGTTGTCCATGGCGCCAGCGGCCAACGGCAGGAAGCGCAAGTGCCCACCGCGGCCCGGCCTGGGTGACATCCACCAGGACATGCTGGAGCGCGTCCTGGCGCGCCTCCCGCCGGCCAGCTTcttccgcctccgcgccgtctGCCGAGGCtggcgcgcggccgccgcgtcccGGACATTCCTGGACGCCTGCGCCCGCGTCCCTCGCCGCGACCCGTGGTTCCTCATGCTCTCCGACCACCGGCCCCACCACCCCGTCGCCTTCGACGCCGCCGAGCGCTCCTGGCTGAAGAACGCGTGCCACGCCGATGCCGCGCCGGGGCCAGCCGTGCCGGTGGCCGCGTCGGGCGGCCTCGTCCTCTACCGCGCGCCGGCCACGGGCGCGCTCTCCGTCTCCAACCCGCTCACCCGCGCGTCCGGCGCGCTCCCCCCGGCGCCGCAGCCGTCGCagggccagcagcagcagctccacgCCATTGCCATGTACGGCTCCCCCTACCGCGTCGCGCTCTTCACGGGCGAGCTCCTCGACGACCTGTCCATGGCGGTGTTCGACTCCTCCAAGGGCTCCTGGGAGACCCCCGTGGCGCTCGCCCGGAGTCGACCCTCAGCGGACGCGCCCCCGGTGCAGGACACCGACACGGTCTACTTCCTGAGCAAGTCGGGCGACGTGGTGGCCACCAACATGCAGCGCAGCGCGTCCAAGCAGTACTCCTCCGTGGTCGTCCCGTCCAACTCAAACGAcacggccgccgtcgcctacTTCCTGAGCCACTCGGGCACCGTCGTGGCCTGCGACACGGCGGCACGCACGTTCGCGGAGCTGCCGCGGATCCTCCCCGTGCACTTCGAGTACTCCATCGACGTCGTGGCCTGCGGGGCCGCCGCGTACGCCGTCGTGCTCTCGGAGCACCTCGACACGGCTAGCCTGCGCGTGTGGGAGTTCGCGGCGGGCGCGTGGAGGCAGGTGGCCGCCATGCCGCCCGCCATGTCGCACGGCTTCTGCGGCAAGAAGGCCGACATCAACTGCGtcggccacggccaccgccTCATGGTGTGCGTCagcggaagctccgccgaggTCAGCGGCTGCTTCATGTGCGACGTCAGAAGCAACCGCtgggaggagctgcccaagtgCGTCGATGGCGACGGGGAGGCCAACGAGTTCTTGgccgccttctccttcgagcctaGACTGGAGATCAACGTCTAAGGACTGAGCGTGTAGTCAGTGTGGTGTGCGTGCTTATtgtgctaattaattaaggaGCGTCGTTTTGTTTTGCTCCTTGCTTCTTACATTTCTTTGTCTGTAATATGTAGCAATGGCTGTTTGATTTGCATGATCTAGTCGACACATTTCGGATTGTTTGATGGAAAAAAGAGTTAAATCGAGTACTTGACTCTTGTGCCCATGGGAAAGGACGTTAGCAATCTGACGCAAAGTAGATGCGTATCGCCATATACAGTGCTGGGAAACTTCTATTGAGGGCAAAAGTAAATGTGGTTTCATGTTCTGTGGCCAGAAGAAAAGATTGCATCTGGCATAGAACAAAGCATCAACTAGCAAATTCATGATTTGTACTATTGAATGTGACTTCAAGTTTGCAGTTCTGCTCTGGCTTCAGGCCTCCTTTGATTTAAAGGATTTCCATAGGAATTTTAAAAACTTGAAATCCTTAGAAATTTTCTCTACGTTGGTCGTTTGATTCTAGGATTAAATCCTATAGGGATTTCTCCTAAGGATTCATTTGTACTATATTTCATAGGAACATTTACATCCACTCCAACCTTTTGGAAAAATCTCTTGGTccaatcaaacaaattttgatgcaaataaaatcctatagAGCTCAAGTGGACATGACATTGCAATCCTACATTTTTTCTATTCTTTACTTTTCCAATTCtacgaatcaaagaggcccccAATGTTATATAAATCACTTCACCAAGTTGTCATAGTAATTTGATTTTCGCCATTTACTCGCAAATTAATGTTCCCTACTTCAGAATCATCATAAGGTCTACATTAAACCTCGTTCAAATCTGTTTCGCTGGTCCGGAAGATCTTATGTGTTCAGTCCAATCTGATCGAAGAggtgcaaaaataaaaaagggaaTAAAGGGAGGAAACAAATATACACTATTGTAGTAACTAAAACTTTCTCATCCTCCTttcgttctttctttcttcctttcttttcttcgttctttcttcttttctttctcgcAAGTGCAGAGCATGCAGCAGCTTGCCCATGCAACAGCAAAAGTTGCCACCTTTGCTTTGGAAGGAGGCAGTGTGGCTTCCACTGAGGAAAGAGTTATCTCATAAAGAGTTATCATAAGAATTCtacagaaagagaaagagaatcGATGTAGCGCTCGGGGTTATCATGTCCCTGTACTGCATGCTGTTGGGtttccttcttctgtctcctctCCATGCTTGCagtggaaaaaaagaagaagcagcttGCGTTCTTGGTTGCAGATGCTCTCCGAGATGTGAAGCTCTCGCATCGTATCCATGTTGCATGTTGCTTTCTTTTGCTTGCTTTGATCTGCTGCTTTAGCAAGTGCAAACAAGGCTCTTAAAGCGTGCTTACTCGCCACTTTATCACTCCAGTTTTTGCAGTAGTGTCAGAGAGCCTTCTtttgcagcaaacgcagccaGTTGGGCGTTGGCTGGCTTGATTACTGCGATAATGGAAAACATTAGTTGCTGCATGATGCATGCAGGAGCAGGATTAGTTAGTTTTCGGTAATAATTGCCATTGCTCGTGCTGTGGCAGCATGCAGGAGGATGATGGGGGCCAATGCCATGCGGTGCGATGCCGGCGTGTTGGATGGAAAGATTGGCAGGGGGAATGATGGCGCGGTTGCAAGGCGCATGATGAAGTGGTTGACAATGTGATTTAACAGAATTCTTTCACAATCATCACGTCTATGTCCGTTCTTGATGGACGGACAGGAAAGTTTAGCATGCCCTCACTTGCTTCTCACAGAAATagaaaagagaggaggaaggaaagtCGGCACGCCTTTCGACTTTTCATGAGACGCCATTAGATGATGGCTACTCTAGATCTGAATGTcaaatttgtttttattttagtcCTTCAaaatttggtttattttactTGTGCAAGATCATCTAGGCTGTGGTTTttattccaatttttttttggaaggacACGTGATGATTTACTGACAGAGTAATTCGTTCGAGTAATGGGAACAACACCATCGAAGACAAGCCTGCGTGAGGGTGCATGATGGTAGTAGAATGATTCcgcggaagaagaaaaagtttTAGACTGCAAACTGAAACAAGCGGCAGGGACTCTGCAGGTCTCGTGGGAACATCTGCGAGTAAACTGCAGGCGAATGAAACGAAACGGTGGGTCGTGTGCGTGGGATGGATGGGCAGAGCTAGCTGGGCCAGGTCGCAGGCTGGCCGAGACACCTTTGGGCCCATCCGTTTGGCGCCTCGACCTGGTCCCCCGTCCATCTCCAGCCACGGCTAAGCTTGCCAACTCCAGTTTCTAGATAAAAAGTGTTCACTTATTACTGTCTAGTTTCGCCTCAACCACTGCGTGCCCGTGAGGGAAAATTCGAACTCGATATAAGAAAAGATTCCTTACAAAATTGTCACGACCACATCGCTGGCATATCAGACCGGCCACTTTGAGTGAAACGGTGAGGTTCGAAATGCGATAGCTGAAATCGTTCTCGGTTCTCCTGTCCTTGTGATGTGCCGCTGAGAAACATAGGGGAACCGGGGAAGGGAAACGGTGAATCTGCCAGAACGTCAACACCCAACAGAGCAGAAGCTGTACCCAACGCCAGGGTTTAACTCGTGCTCCTGTCCGAAACATCCAGCCCGCACAAACTGCAGCCGTACGAAAAGAGAACGAAATATAAGAGCGAATTGACACTTCACGGAGAGTCAGGCTTTTAGCCATCGCTCGACCTTTTCAGCATTGCACACCTCACGTTTAATCAACAAACCATCCAGATCCAGttttaaaattcaaacaatTGTACTCCGTATGTGTTATCCAGTCTAGAGAACGTTGAGAGCCGAGATTGGTTTTACCATTGTTGATGCCCTTAAGCTTATTCTACCAAAAGTCATGGAAATTGGGTAGTACAATAGTGTCTCTGTCCCGCCTTTCTTGATACAACGCACATCTGGCTGCTTTGGCAAATTCAAATTGTTTTTGATATAGGATCTAGGGTTTCAAGAGCAAGTATTAGTGGCAGGGAACCTTTGAGGACTGGAACCCTAGCCGCGTCGGCGACAGTTCCTCGACGACAACAACCTCTCCACGCCCCCATTATTGTCTACTCCACCAACTTTAAGTCCAAAATACAACATTCTAAACATGGCTTAATAAGATTTGTGAATCAGGGCGAGCGTGTGTAGGTTTCActtggaaagaaagaaaaagcttCGGTTAATTTTACTCCTGGGGAGTAGAAGCCGAGGTAAACTCCAGCGGGCCAACCCAAAGCGGACACAGAATCTGTTCGTGTTGGTCCGTTTGGGTGGCGGGTCGAACACCCCTGGTGCCACCGTCCGACCAGTGTCTATATGTGTCGGCCGGTGCACCCGACGCTAGGACCCATTCCATGCCcatttttcctcttttcctcCTGCTTGTGTCCATTTGGATCGAATAAATTACCGTAGCAAATACATAACATGGTTCCTACACAAAAGCACCAGCAAATGGGACACATATCGAGTGATCAATCTCGATAATCATCTTCCGCTTGTTCTCGAACCAAGCTCACTACAATGGGTCCAGGAGGTTCAAGTCGGTCGTCATGATCCGTATCTCCTCGGCGAGCAGAGTGATGTCAACTTCCTTGGCTCTTGTTCAGGCATTGGTCTCATCAATGTCGAGCTTCCTTTTTTGCACATCGGGAAAGTTCTTCATTTGCTCCTTCTTCTCTTGGCGCTTCCTCTCCCGGGCCCTCTCACTTGTCAGTTCCTTCTCCGCTAGCGGTGCCTTGAGGGTCTCTTGCAATATGAGTTACTCACATTTTGCATCGATCTTGGAGTTGGTCCTTCCCCTCAGCCGGACCACACATGATGCCCCACTAGGGCGGGCAGCATCATCGCCGATCACCAAGGAGTCGTTGGCATGCTCCCTCCAATTGGATGCATTGTTCTTGGTGGCGGCAGgtgcggtggcggtggtggaaAAGCGGcgcaaattttttttgccatggTGAGTTAGGACACGGGCAGACCGGAGTGGGCAGACGGAAACCTAGCCGTGTGTTTTGTCCGCGCGGACAGAAACTGACACGTCCGGGCGACGCCCCACGGGAGACGGCCAAGTGAAACTGCGCAAAAGCAAATCTTCATAAAAAAGAGTAGCAAATCAACATCTTCCCTTACTGGATCCACATGTATATATAGCCGACGCTATTTGTATTTTGTACATACAATACAATTGAACCAGACGATGCACTCTAAAACACGTATCGATGAACATACCGGACTGCTCTTACACACCGCATACGCACGCAATACAAAGAGAAGCatccatcgatccatccatccgtaGATCAAGCATCAGCCGAAGAGCCCTAGCCTGACCGGCGTGCCCGTCTCCGGTATCCACTCGGCGCCGTTGACGAAGTGCTCGACGGTGAACTGCATGGCCTTCTCCTTGTCGAGCACGTGGAAGCCCTTCATCTCCTGCCTCGCGGTGACGTTGGAGCCCTTGCCGACGTTGGCGAACTCGCCGTAGAATGCCGTGCCGAGGTTGTCCTTGCCCTCCCACGGCATGTACCCCTGCGGGTGCACGAAGCCGTCGATGATGGATTCGAGCACGATCGTCCTGGAGAACTCCTTCCACGGCCTCGCCAGGAACGTCTTCACCGTGGACGACGTCTCGGCCAGGCGCTCCTCGGCCACGATGCGGGTCCGGTGCAGGACGAAGCCCGTGGTCTGCTGCCGGTCGCGGCGCCCGTGCGCGGTGACCACGGCGGGCTTCCCCGGGAGCGGCGCCTTGACGAGGATGACGCAGCGCTGGAAGATGGCCGCTGCGTCGCCGAAGATGAAGTCGATGGTTCCCGAGATGATGCAGCTCCGGTAGTACTGGCGGTAGGCCTGCGCGAAGAGCGTGTCCTGGTTGCCGTCGATCCGGCAGTTGAAGAAGATGGCCCGGTCCGCCTTGACGCgcagcgccagcgcctgctGCTTCTCGTCTCCTGCCGTGTTCTGGATCCCCAGCTTCACGGCCATGAACCTGTCGCCGTCCACCgctgcacgcatgcatgcaagccgtTGGACACAATCACGACATGCATTAATTGGTCGAGCAATTTGCTTCCGTTTACGGACGGACCTAGAGTGGCGGTTCTCCACATCCTTACGCCGTCGGCGACGTTCTTGCTCCCGGTGATGATGGACTTCTTGGCGCCGTCGCCGTACAGGGTGATGTTGGCCATGCCGTTGGTGATGTTGACCTGCTCGTCGTAGACACCTTCCTTGACGTAAATCACGTACCTGCCGCTGTGGTTCTGCGGCATGGCGTCCAACGCGCCCGAGATGTTGGCGAAGTTGCCGGAGCCGTCCTTGGCCACCGTCACGTTGGGCGTCAGCCCGcccttgtgttcttcttctccatctccatctccttcTTGGGCGGCGTCGAGAAGCTTCCGGTCCTCATGGGGCACCCACGACGGGAACACTAGAGCAGATTCCCGGCCTTGGAGCCGGCGGTCGTTGTTGGGATTATTCTGCGTgtcgtcgtcgacggcggcggccgcgtcctTGACGTTCTCGACGGTGAGGCTCTCCCCTTGGTCGATCTCAAGCATGGCGGAGAGCGCGGCTCCCTGCTGGATGATGGCGATGGCGTTGCTGGAGATCTCCCGGGCCTTCTCCATGATCTCCTTGATCTCGTCCCGGATCTCTCCCTTGGGGAACATGTCGACGCAGGAGCCCTGGAAGGTGATGACCGCGGAGAGCCAGGCCTGGAGGTCCTGCGCGGGCCCGTCCACGCCGCGGTTGGCCACGTTGTCCAGGGCCCGGGTGACGTCGGCGGCGCAGTCGTCCAGGAGCATCTTGCAGTCGCGCAGGGCCTCGTGCACCAGCGTGTCGTTGctctcccggacggcgtccagcaGCGACGACCGGTTGAAGCCTTTCCCGAGCTCGCGGCCGACGGcggtgatggcggccgccgcggccgcgtgCGTTTGGTCCGACGGGTCCTTGGACCGCTCCAGCGTCTTCTCCAGCGTCTCCTGGCACGTGGCGCGGTAGTCCGTGGGCGCGCAGAAGAGGTCCACCGTGCGCATCGTGGTGCTCATGTTGCGCTTGCTCTCCTGGGTGTCCTCGTCCGCCTTCTCCGTCAGGAAGAAGGCCGCCGTGCCGGCCACCACGCCGATCAGGAGGAACACCGAGATCCCGCCCACCAGGAGCCGAGTGCGCGACGCGTTTtggtcctcctccgcctcaaCGCCGCGGGAGGACGACGACATTGCAATTTTGCACTGTGCCGGCGCGCACTGCAACCACGATTAACCAGAGATCGAGTCGATCGATGCTAGCTGCGGCCGGCCCCGGCGCAAAATCGATCGATGCGCGCCACGCAGATCAGCATCCAAGAACCAATTCCACGATCAACTCTCTAGCTCTATGATTTGGGGAAGTTTTTTCTGTTTCGTTTCGttttggttgattttttttgtctctcGGTACGGGCTTGTGGTCTGTCCTTGTTCCGAGGAACAGCTAGCCCGGTTTGCTGGATTTGTGTGTTGGCAAAACTGTCCGGCTCTTTTTTAGGAAGCGAAATGGGCAGAGTAAGCAAGAGCTGCATATTTTCATTTAGACATGTGTATTTCATTTACATTAGCAGAATTGAATTATTTACatgttgtaaaaaaaagtactccgtagcaaaaaaaaaaaatacaatttcTTCACGTGTATCAATCAATTTTAAAATGTGAGCAACAACTAGACAAATAAAATACGCATACCACTCCGTGGAACATAAATCTTCAGATGTGTGAGTGTCCTACATTTTGCAACCGGAGGAATAGTTATATTTTAGGGTATCCCTGACAAAAGATTCAAATGTCATGACTTGTTGAATCATAAGGTGAACAAAAGCACACAAATTTGTAAAATAGCTTTTTTTAATGCTCCACCGAAATTTAAAAGAGAGAATATATGCAAGCAAGATATAAAGGAAATTTTCCATTAACTGTAGTTAACCTCTTGCAAGAATCCTATCCTATAGTATTGAAGTGTAGGAGTGAAACCTATAGGGATTTTAGTGGTTTCACTCTTTTCTAGATGAGTCCCATCAGAaaaaaatatggatatatgCAAAAATTCTATGAAATCCTTTTAGTTCAAAGGACCTTACGTAATCCACCTTGGTTTATGGACAAACTTGTGAAGCTGCGTGGTTTTGAAATCTAGATATAAATACTAACTTCACAAAATTATCTCAAAGTTTGTATTTGTGACAAAGCAGCAATTCCGCAATCTACAGGTTACGCCACCCTAGTCACAGTAAATTCAAATATCTAAGGTTTTTTGCTCTTCTGGGACCGGAGGCTTATGGAACTCTTAAAAGAACCATAACGTTAATCTAGCTAGCTTGTGCAGGTTTAGTCTCCAGGTTCTTCACCGGAGGCATAGAGGAATGTCAATGTGGGAAGGGTGGACCTAGGGATGAAGCATTGAAACGAGCTAGACATAACTTTCTGTTTTATTACAAGTCTTTGTCATTTCCgtttgttattttctttttgtataTGATGCACTGGTCTATCTGATTAATAAATTTAGATCTTTTTTAAAAGCTTGCATATTGAAATGGGTTGATCCTGCGGATCCTCCAAACTTTCCATGTGTTAGTGTAGCTTGCGCGGGTTGGTTCTTTAGCTTCTTCATCCGATACTTGGATGGTGTCATCAAAATGCTAAGGGCAGAGGTAGAGCTGAGGGTGACTCCAGCAGGGTGACGAAAATGTGTCAgttttggtccgtttgggtGGCGACCTGGACACCCCAGAGGCCGCTGTCCAGCATAACTCCGTTTGACTCGTAGAGTGCGCCCAGCGGGGAGATCCATTTGGGAACCATGACAAGCTTTAAAATTTGATGAACTTGCTACAATTCACTGATAAAATTTGATAAACTTTCTACAATACTTTGATAAACCCTAAAGTTAACATATGAGGACAACCACCTTGCCAGAGGATTTGGGAACCATATGGCAAGGTGATGAGTGCGACCGGTTTGGTACTTCAGCGGGAGGGGAAGAGCAGGACGCCACTTGTGACACACGACTGATCGTGGTTGATGAGGAGCACTTGCCGGCTCAATcggcctcctcgtcggagCCTGGGACAAGCGTTTGAGCAACGCCTCGCCACTCCCTCATATTCCTCTAGTGTTGCTTCTCAGCTTCGAATCCCCAGGTGAGCTCCTCCGCTTCGGATGCCACTTGGCGGGTGGCCTCCTCAACGTCGGTCTTAAGCAACTCCTTGCAGGCGCAGAGCACCAagtgctcctcctcttcctcaaaAACGTGGGCAGACGCCAGTTGCGCGGTAGCGCTTTGGG
This is a stretch of genomic DNA from Brachypodium distachyon strain Bd21 chromosome 1, Brachypodium_distachyon_v3.0, whole genome shotgun sequence. It encodes these proteins:
- the LOC100826722 gene encoding putative pectinesterase/pectinesterase inhibitor 45; translated protein: MSSSSRGVEAEEDQNASRTRLLVGGISVFLLIGVVAGTAAFFLTEKADEDTQESKRNMSTTMRTVDLFCAPTDYRATCQETLEKTLERSKDPSDQTHAAAAAAITAVGRELGKGFNRSSLLDAVRESNDTLVHEALRDCKMLLDDCAADVTRALDNVANRGVDGPAQDLQAWLSAVITFQGSCVDMFPKGEIRDEIKEIMEKAREISSNAIAIIQQGAALSAMLEIDQGESLTVENVKDAAAAVDDDTQNNPNNDRRLQGRESALVFPSWVPHEDRKLLDAAQEGDGDGEEEHKGGLTPNVTVAKDGSGNFANISGALDAMPQNHSGRYVIYVKEGVYDEQVNITNGMANITLYGDGAKKSIITGSKNVADGVRMWRTATLAVDGDRFMAVKLGIQNTAGDEKQQALALRVKADRAIFFNCRIDGNQDTLFAQAYRQYYRSCIISGTIDFIFGDAAAIFQRCVILVKAPLPGKPAVVTAHGRRDRQQTTGFVLHRTRIVAEERLAETSSTVKTFLARPWKEFSRTIVLESIIDGFVHPQGYMPWEGKDNLGTAFYGEFANVGKGSNVTARQEMKGFHVLDKEKAMQFTVEHFVNGAEWIPETGTPVRLGLFG
- the LOC100840850 gene encoding F-box only protein 13 is translated as MEPSAELSMAPAANGRKRKCPPRPGLGDIHQDMLERVLARLPPASFFRLRAVCRGWRAAAASRTFLDACARVPRRDPWFLMLSDHRPHHPVAFDAAERSWLKNACHADAAPGPAVPVAASGGLVLYRAPATGALSVSNPLTRASGALPPAPQPSQGQQQQLHAIAMYGSPYRVALFTGELLDDLSMAVFDSSKGSWETPVALARSRPSADAPPVQDTDTVYFLSKSGDVVATNMQRSASKQYSSVVVPSNSNDTAAVAYFLSHSGTVVACDTAARTFAELPRILPVHFEYSIDVVACGAAAYAVVLSEHLDTASLRVWEFAAGAWRQVAAMPPAMSHGFCGKKADINCVGHGHRLMVCVSGSSAEVSGCFMCDVRSNRWEELPKCVDGDGEANEFLAAFSFEPRLEINV